The Longimicrobium terrae genome includes a region encoding these proteins:
- a CDS encoding bifunctional metallophosphatase/5'-nucleotidase: protein MTIRTPAPARAAHLLLLALAAACAPDTPAAGPAPASAPSAAPMRLRVVHTNDVHGRLLPQTGADGRVFGGAAVMAAHFDSAAARFRGPTIILSAGDEMQGTAVSNLTWGRATIQANNAAGYDAAAIGNHEFDWGQDTLAARVRDSRYAWLAANLFVAGTRTHPSWVRPWTMIERGGARIAVIGVALRTTPEVVLAGRTAGLEFGPEAPAVDAAAREARAAGADFVIVDAHVGAYCETPGRAPEELSTGCRGELLDLARALAAPVDLIVGGHSHTRVMTTENGIPIVEASSYARAYSITDLEKVDGRTTAVARSIRTPYADEVTPDTQVARVVATWEREVTPLTARPIARLTSALTRAAGPGGDEGALGNLMADAFRVQTGTEASIINNGSIRAELPAGTVTWGNAFELQPFANVLVKTEVTGAQLRAALENAVAGGEHPDAHVSGMTVTWDPSAAAGSRIREVRLASGRVVRDTDTVTLGLSEFLATGGDRYTSLAQGRTTRTALVDLDALIAYLQSLPQPVAAPQTGRWRRVR from the coding sequence ATGACCATCCGGACCCCCGCGCCCGCCCGCGCGGCGCACCTGCTGCTCCTCGCGCTGGCCGCCGCGTGCGCGCCCGACACGCCCGCCGCCGGGCCGGCTCCGGCATCCGCGCCCTCGGCCGCGCCCATGCGGCTGCGCGTGGTGCACACCAACGACGTGCACGGCCGCCTGCTTCCCCAGACGGGGGCGGACGGCCGGGTGTTCGGCGGGGCGGCGGTGATGGCGGCGCACTTCGACAGCGCGGCCGCGCGCTTCCGGGGCCCCACCATCATCCTGTCCGCGGGGGACGAGATGCAGGGGACGGCCGTCAGCAACCTTACCTGGGGCCGCGCCACCATCCAGGCCAACAACGCCGCGGGGTACGACGCCGCCGCCATCGGCAACCACGAGTTCGACTGGGGGCAGGACACGCTGGCGGCCCGGGTGCGCGACAGCCGCTACGCCTGGCTGGCGGCCAACCTGTTCGTGGCGGGCACGCGCACGCATCCGTCGTGGGTGCGCCCGTGGACCATGATCGAGCGCGGCGGGGCGCGCATCGCGGTGATCGGCGTGGCGCTGCGGACCACGCCGGAGGTGGTGCTGGCGGGACGCACGGCGGGGCTGGAGTTCGGCCCCGAGGCGCCGGCTGTGGACGCGGCGGCGCGGGAGGCGCGCGCGGCGGGGGCGGACTTCGTGATCGTGGACGCGCACGTGGGGGCGTACTGCGAAACGCCCGGCCGCGCGCCGGAGGAGCTTTCCACCGGCTGCCGGGGCGAACTGCTGGACCTGGCCCGCGCGCTGGCCGCTCCGGTGGACCTGATCGTGGGCGGGCACAGCCACACCCGCGTGATGACGACGGAAAACGGCATCCCCATCGTGGAAGCGTCGTCGTACGCGCGGGCGTACAGCATCACCGACCTGGAGAAGGTGGACGGGCGGACGACGGCGGTCGCGCGATCCATCCGCACGCCGTACGCGGACGAGGTGACACCCGACACGCAGGTGGCGCGCGTCGTGGCCACGTGGGAGCGTGAGGTCACGCCGCTGACGGCACGGCCCATCGCGCGGCTGACGTCGGCGCTCACCCGCGCGGCCGGCCCCGGCGGGGACGAGGGCGCGCTGGGCAACCTGATGGCGGACGCGTTCCGGGTGCAGACCGGCACGGAGGCGTCCATCATCAACAACGGATCGATCCGCGCGGAGCTGCCGGCGGGGACGGTCACGTGGGGCAACGCGTTCGAACTGCAGCCGTTCGCCAACGTTCTGGTGAAGACGGAAGTGACCGGCGCGCAGCTTCGCGCCGCGCTGGAGAACGCGGTGGCGGGCGGCGAGCACCCGGACGCGCACGTGTCGGGGATGACGGTGACGTGGGATCCGTCCGCGGCGGCCGGCTCGCGCATCCGCGAAGTCCGCCTGGCCTCCGGGCGCGTGGTGCGCGACACGGATACCGTCACGCTCGGCCTTTCCGAGTTCCTTGCGACGGGCGGCGACCGGTACACCTCGCTCGCGCAGGGCAGGACCACGCGGACGGCGCTGGTGGATCTGGACGCGCTGATCGCGTACCTCCAGTCTCTGCCGCAGCCCGTGGCCGCGCCGCAGACCGGACGGTGGCGCAGGGTTCGGTAG
- a CDS encoding outer membrane beta-barrel protein, with the protein MNRTTLGAAITAALLACATPSAAQDLFSTRGVVLGAHVNTAALQIDEDGGSNAERGFGAGVMLGYGFSDRVSAFARLGGASINYDDDVDEGSYAMGLFDLGARYSFGTLGAALRPYVEGGLAGTAISEDIALEGETYNVTFSGPGLFIGGGVEYFFQPKAALDAGLILGKGRFTTAEIDGDTFDEVEDLDFTTIRLAVGVTFRP; encoded by the coding sequence ATGAACCGCACCACGCTGGGCGCCGCGATCACCGCGGCGCTGCTGGCCTGCGCCACGCCCTCCGCCGCGCAGGACCTCTTTTCCACCCGCGGAGTCGTCCTGGGCGCGCACGTGAACACCGCCGCCCTGCAGATTGACGAAGACGGCGGCTCCAACGCCGAACGCGGCTTTGGCGCGGGCGTCATGCTGGGCTACGGCTTCAGCGACCGCGTCTCCGCCTTTGCGCGTCTGGGCGGCGCCAGCATCAACTACGACGACGACGTGGACGAGGGGAGCTACGCGATGGGGCTCTTTGACCTGGGCGCCCGCTACAGCTTCGGCACGCTGGGCGCCGCGCTGCGCCCCTACGTGGAGGGCGGCCTGGCCGGAACCGCCATCTCGGAGGACATCGCGCTGGAGGGAGAAACCTACAACGTCACCTTCTCCGGCCCGGGCCTCTTCATCGGCGGCGGCGTGGAGTACTTTTTTCAGCCCAAGGCGGCGCTGGACGCGGGGCTGATTCTGGGCAAGGGACGCTTCACCACGGCGGAGATCGACGGCGACACGTTCGACGAGGTGGAGGATCTGGACTTCACCACCATCCGCCTGGCGGTCGGCGTCACCTTCCGCCCGTAA
- a CDS encoding GNAT family N-acetyltransferase: MAGESELRTVTVDDERLPLATLAIELITHSIGDVQPVEDLLTEIEERRHNMPSGGNYHMLAMVDESNHPVAAAAGVYLQGVNAGFITYLAVRQDQRGRELGRTLRTDLVNAMRAEARERTGSDLDWVVGEVRRESPWLRTLVSVGEAIPFDMPYFHPWQSRRTEGKYVLYREPVADTRPELPPDEVARLLYNIYRRAYRIRFPLQSDTFGYMLKKLEGRASVGVHPDFVTIDGADPDAGPES, from the coding sequence ATGGCCGGCGAGTCTGAACTGCGCACCGTGACGGTGGATGACGAGCGGCTCCCCCTCGCCACGCTGGCGATCGAGCTGATCACGCATTCCATCGGCGACGTGCAGCCGGTGGAGGACCTGCTGACGGAGATCGAGGAGCGGCGGCACAACATGCCCTCCGGCGGCAACTATCACATGCTCGCGATGGTGGATGAGTCCAACCATCCGGTTGCCGCCGCCGCTGGTGTGTATCTGCAGGGGGTGAACGCGGGGTTCATCACCTATCTGGCCGTGCGGCAGGACCAGCGCGGGCGGGAACTGGGACGCACGCTGCGCACGGACCTGGTGAACGCCATGCGCGCCGAGGCACGGGAACGCACCGGGAGCGACCTGGACTGGGTGGTGGGCGAGGTGCGGCGCGAGAGCCCGTGGCTGCGCACGCTGGTGAGCGTGGGCGAGGCGATTCCGTTCGACATGCCGTACTTTCATCCGTGGCAGTCGCGGCGCACGGAGGGAAAGTACGTGCTGTACCGCGAGCCCGTGGCGGATACGCGGCCGGAGCTTCCGCCGGACGAGGTGGCGCGGCTGCTGTACAACATCTACCGCCGCGCGTACCGCATCCGGTTTCCGCTGCAGAGCGACACGTTCGGCTACATGCTCAAGAAGCTGGAAGGGCGCGCGTCGGTTGGCGTCCACCCCGACTTCGTGACCATCGACGGCGCCGACCCGGACGCCGGTCCCGAATCCTGA
- a CDS encoding phosphatase PAP2 family protein: protein MERRTEPRGGPARTGRNVLFALLRWIGGHVQGFYAAVGAFLIIGLVIVLVGSITFAALAGWVMAGETQHIDDAILRWMGAHGSESLNFAALEVTALGARLVVWMVVLVASAFLWISRHRWSAALLWISMLGSGLVNMTLKSAFNRPRPDVFEWRTPHAGTASFPSGHAMTSMVVYGTLGFLIGRLMPTRTLRWLTWLVAGLVIAMVSLSRLYLGVHYPSDVLGGLMTGTAWAVTCGLGVEAVRYFRYRRPQVAAEEADLNGAPRKPAG from the coding sequence ATGGAACGGCGCACCGAGCCGCGGGGCGGACCCGCGCGCACCGGGCGCAACGTGCTGTTCGCCCTGCTGCGGTGGATCGGCGGGCACGTGCAGGGCTTCTACGCCGCCGTCGGCGCGTTTCTCATCATCGGGCTGGTCATCGTCCTGGTGGGGTCCATCACCTTTGCCGCGCTGGCGGGATGGGTGATGGCGGGCGAGACGCAGCACATCGACGACGCCATCCTGCGGTGGATGGGGGCGCACGGCTCCGAGTCGCTGAACTTCGCCGCGCTGGAGGTGACGGCGCTGGGGGCGCGGCTGGTGGTGTGGATGGTGGTGCTGGTGGCCAGCGCGTTTCTGTGGATCAGCCGGCACCGGTGGTCGGCGGCGCTGCTGTGGATCAGCATGCTGGGGTCCGGGCTGGTGAACATGACGCTCAAGAGCGCGTTCAACCGGCCGCGCCCGGACGTGTTCGAGTGGCGCACGCCGCATGCGGGCACGGCGTCGTTTCCGTCCGGGCACGCCATGACGTCCATGGTCGTGTACGGCACGCTGGGATTTCTGATCGGGCGGCTGATGCCCACGCGGACGCTGCGGTGGCTCACGTGGCTGGTGGCGGGGCTGGTGATCGCGATGGTGAGCCTGTCGCGGCTGTACCTGGGCGTGCACTACCCGTCGGACGTGCTGGGCGGGCTGATGACGGGAACGGCGTGGGCGGTCACCTGCGGGCTGGGCGTGGAGGCGGTGCGCTACTTCCGCTACCGCCGTCCCCAGGTCGCGGCGGAGGAAGCCGACCTGAACGGCGCGCCGCGCAAGCCCGCCGGCTGA
- a CDS encoding DUF4142 domain-containing protein, translating into MKAGKTLAALGLTLSMAACSAGMNGAMIGSVDAFADPNVAASASASNMDEIQTSQLALQKTQNAAVREFAQMMVNEHGTFEREMQTLLQQKGMAPVDNAHSGTWKRNLPRTLEMLRAMNGAQFDMAYMTHQVGGHEMTLNTIDTTLLPNTRDPQMREMLQNRVRPAVVQHLQRARQILAGM; encoded by the coding sequence ATGAAGGCTGGAAAGACACTTGCCGCGCTGGGGCTGACGCTGTCGATGGCGGCGTGTTCCGCGGGGATGAACGGAGCCATGATCGGCAGCGTGGATGCGTTCGCCGACCCCAACGTGGCGGCCTCGGCCAGCGCGTCCAACATGGACGAGATCCAGACCAGCCAGCTGGCGCTGCAGAAGACGCAGAACGCGGCCGTCCGCGAGTTCGCGCAGATGATGGTGAACGAGCACGGCACGTTCGAGCGCGAGATGCAGACCCTGCTGCAGCAGAAGGGGATGGCCCCGGTGGACAACGCGCACAGCGGCACCTGGAAGCGCAACCTGCCGCGCACGCTGGAGATGCTGCGCGCCATGAACGGCGCCCAGTTCGACATGGCGTACATGACGCACCAGGTGGGCGGGCACGAGATGACGCTGAACACCATCGACACCACGCTGCTGCCCAACACGCGCGACCCGCAGATGCGCGAAATGCTGCAGAACCGCGTGCGGCCGGCGGTTGTGCAGCACCTGCAGCGCGCCCGGCAGATCCTGGCCGGCATGTAA
- a CDS encoding sulfite exporter TauE/SafE family protein has translation MDSLQVLAPLTALVAGFAHALEPDHMAAVTTFVSRRPRPLQAIGFGVRWGIGHSAAILVVGCILIALDIRLPDLLARGLEFGVGAMLLGLGAWLLWSVLHERAHRMVHAAPPAEAHGHGHSHRHGSLWVGMAHGLSGTAPLVAAVSATAAGSPLQAAGYLFLFGVGTTAAMALYAVVAGLVFDQAGHRGPALSGALRALTAVGSAGIGVLWMVNAAFPA, from the coding sequence ATGGATTCGCTGCAGGTTCTTGCCCCGCTCACGGCGCTGGTCGCCGGCTTCGCGCACGCGCTGGAGCCGGACCACATGGCCGCCGTCACCACCTTCGTGTCGCGCCGCCCGCGCCCGCTGCAGGCCATCGGCTTCGGGGTGCGCTGGGGGATCGGCCACTCCGCCGCCATCCTGGTGGTGGGCTGCATCCTGATCGCGCTGGACATCCGCCTGCCGGACCTGCTGGCGCGCGGGCTGGAGTTCGGCGTGGGCGCCATGCTGCTGGGGCTGGGCGCGTGGCTGCTGTGGAGCGTGCTGCACGAGCGCGCGCACCGCATGGTGCACGCGGCCCCGCCCGCGGAGGCGCACGGGCACGGGCACTCGCACCGGCACGGCTCGCTGTGGGTGGGGATGGCGCACGGCCTGTCGGGGACGGCGCCGCTGGTGGCCGCGGTGTCGGCCACGGCCGCGGGATCGCCGCTGCAGGCCGCGGGCTACCTGTTTCTGTTCGGCGTGGGGACCACGGCGGCGATGGCGCTGTACGCGGTGGTCGCCGGCCTGGTGTTTGACCAGGCGGGGCACCGCGGGCCGGCGCTGTCCGGCGCGCTGCGGGCCCTTACCGCGGTGGGAAGCGCCGGCATCGGCGTTCTGTGGATGGTGAACGCCGCCTTTCCGGCCTGA
- a CDS encoding sulfurtransferase has protein sequence MATGSLPIEARGYAHPEALVSTEWVASHLSDADVRMVESNEDVLLYDMGHSPGAVRLDWHVDLQDPFMRDYLDAESFARLMSEKGITPETTVIFYGDKNNWWATYALWVFRLFGHERVRVMDGGRKKWSDENRPMTDEVPSYPATEYPVPVRDDAAIRAFREDVLEHVKAKGQMIDVRSPEEFSGERLHMPDYPQEGAMRGGHIPGARNVPWARAVNPDTGEFLPADKLRALYEEGAGLKPGQDTIAYCRIGERSSHTWFALSYLLGYENVRNYDGSWTEWGNAVRLPIER, from the coding sequence ATGGCGACCGGATCGCTGCCGATTGAAGCGCGCGGATACGCGCACCCCGAGGCGCTCGTTTCCACCGAGTGGGTCGCCTCGCACCTGTCCGACGCGGACGTGCGGATGGTGGAAAGCAACGAGGACGTGCTGCTGTACGACATGGGCCACAGTCCCGGCGCTGTGCGCCTGGACTGGCACGTGGACCTGCAGGACCCCTTCATGCGCGATTATCTGGACGCGGAGTCGTTTGCGCGGCTGATGTCGGAGAAGGGGATTACGCCGGAGACGACGGTCATCTTCTACGGTGACAAGAACAACTGGTGGGCCACCTACGCGCTGTGGGTGTTCCGCCTGTTCGGGCACGAGCGCGTGCGGGTGATGGACGGCGGGCGCAAGAAGTGGTCGGATGAGAATCGCCCCATGACGGACGAGGTGCCCTCGTATCCCGCCACGGAGTACCCGGTGCCGGTGCGTGATGACGCGGCCATCCGCGCGTTCCGCGAGGACGTGCTGGAGCACGTGAAGGCCAAGGGGCAGATGATCGACGTGCGCTCGCCGGAGGAGTTCAGCGGCGAGCGGCTGCACATGCCGGACTACCCGCAGGAAGGCGCCATGCGCGGCGGGCACATTCCCGGCGCGCGCAACGTGCCGTGGGCGCGCGCGGTGAACCCCGACACCGGCGAGTTCCTTCCCGCCGACAAGCTCCGCGCGCTGTACGAGGAGGGCGCCGGCCTGAAGCCGGGCCAGGACACCATCGCGTACTGCCGCATCGGCGAGCGCTCGTCGCACACGTGGTTCGCGCTCAGCTACCTGCTGGGGTACGAGAACGTGCGCAACTACGACGGCTCGTGGACGGAGTGGGGCAACGCCGTTCGGCTGCCGATCGAGCGGTAG
- a CDS encoding CDGSH iron-sulfur domain-containing protein, with product MSETNEAAAQPAVIIKAKNNGPFLVEGPFRLIDADGQEYALEAGKKYNLCRCGASIKKPFCDGTHSKIGFAAAERAVREAEGETAV from the coding sequence ATGTCGGAAACGAACGAAGCCGCGGCGCAGCCGGCGGTGATCATCAAGGCCAAGAACAACGGCCCGTTCCTGGTGGAAGGCCCCTTCCGGCTGATCGACGCCGACGGGCAGGAGTACGCGCTGGAGGCGGGAAAGAAGTACAACCTGTGCCGCTGCGGCGCCTCCATCAAGAAGCCGTTCTGTGACGGAACGCACAGCAAGATCGGCTTTGCCGCCGCCGAGCGCGCCGTGCGCGAGGCCGAGGGCGAAACCGCGGTCTGA
- a CDS encoding amidohydrolase family protein, whose product MIIDCHTHLNRYSLSDPPTLRERYARLQGEMDENGVGYALVLSSYVVNDDRPSADELLELVDGNPRLGIVAGVDVPRLGADQIGRLSGLLRSGRIRALKLYPGYQPFFLTDSEVHPVYRLAAEFGVPVMIHTGDTYNPSARIKHAHPLQVDDLAVDFRDVTFIICHLGNPWFTDAMQVIYKNENVFGDISGFTLGEFQPRYERLALGKVNETAAFINDPCKLMFGTDWPISDIGSYVRFAERLEITTEEREGLMWRNAARVFGLGVEGADGRRV is encoded by the coding sequence TTGATCATCGACTGCCACACGCACCTGAACCGCTACTCCCTGAGCGACCCGCCCACGCTGCGCGAGCGGTACGCGCGGCTGCAGGGGGAGATGGACGAAAACGGTGTCGGCTACGCGCTAGTGCTTTCGTCGTACGTCGTGAACGACGACCGTCCGTCCGCGGATGAACTGCTGGAGCTGGTGGATGGAAACCCGCGCCTGGGCATCGTGGCGGGGGTGGATGTGCCGCGGCTGGGGGCAGACCAGATCGGCCGGCTGAGCGGTCTGCTGCGCTCCGGCCGCATCCGCGCGCTCAAGCTGTACCCGGGGTACCAGCCGTTCTTTCTGACCGACAGCGAAGTGCATCCCGTGTATCGCCTTGCGGCCGAGTTCGGCGTTCCGGTGATGATCCACACGGGCGACACCTACAACCCGTCCGCCCGCATCAAGCACGCGCATCCGCTGCAGGTGGACGATCTGGCCGTGGACTTCCGCGACGTAACGTTCATCATCTGCCACCTGGGAAATCCCTGGTTCACGGATGCCATGCAGGTCATCTACAAGAACGAGAACGTTTTCGGCGACATTTCCGGATTCACGCTCGGCGAGTTTCAGCCGCGGTACGAGCGGCTGGCGCTGGGCAAGGTGAACGAGACGGCGGCGTTCATCAACGATCCCTGCAAGCTGATGTTCGGCACCGACTGGCCCATCAGCGACATCGGCAGCTACGTGCGCTTCGCCGAGCGGCTGGAGATCACGACCGAGGAGCGCGAGGGGTTGATGTGGCGCAATGCCGCGCGGGTGTTCGGCCTGGGCGTGGAGGGAGCGGATGGCCGGCGAGTCTGA
- the can gene encoding carbonate dehydratase, with the protein MNLKETILDRNQRWAASMTERDPDFFARLVATQSPEFLWIGCSDSRVPANEILGMLPGEMFVHRNVANVVVHTDLNCLSVLQFAIDVLKVKHVFVVGHYGCGGVAAALRDDRLGLIDNWLRHVKDVRDKHMSELLELPEADRVDRLCELNVMEQVVNVAQTTVVQDAWARGADVTIHGWIYRLQDGLLRNLQVAVAADDDPSAVLRQAVAAPRPK; encoded by the coding sequence GTGAATCTCAAAGAAACGATCCTGGACAGGAACCAGCGCTGGGCCGCCTCCATGACGGAGCGCGACCCGGACTTCTTTGCGCGCCTGGTCGCCACGCAGAGCCCCGAGTTTCTGTGGATCGGCTGCTCCGACAGCCGCGTGCCCGCCAACGAGATCCTGGGCATGCTGCCGGGCGAGATGTTCGTGCACCGCAACGTGGCAAACGTGGTGGTGCACACGGACCTCAACTGCCTGTCGGTGCTGCAGTTCGCCATCGACGTGCTCAAGGTGAAGCACGTGTTCGTGGTGGGGCACTACGGCTGCGGCGGCGTGGCGGCGGCGCTGCGCGACGACCGGCTGGGGCTGATCGACAACTGGCTGCGCCACGTAAAGGACGTGCGCGACAAGCACATGAGCGAACTGCTCGAACTGCCCGAGGCGGACCGCGTGGACCGGCTGTGCGAGCTGAACGTGATGGAGCAGGTGGTGAACGTGGCCCAGACCACCGTGGTGCAGGACGCGTGGGCGCGCGGGGCGGACGTCACCATCCACGGGTGGATCTACCGGCTGCAGGACGGGCTGCTTCGCAATCTGCAGGTGGCGGTGGCCGCCGACGACGACCCCTCCGCCGTGCTGCGGCAGGCGGTCGCCGCGCCCCGCCCCAAGTAA
- a CDS encoding energy transducer TonB family protein, giving the protein MHPLRTAALLATLLSASTAFAQTAPAAADSQRCGTVSDTARVLTPQQVRDRRRLGMQLDTLIRRSGQTDPVLVMVDQDSARRDIHVLDAVVDSATVRAVQTRVERYLATVPRNRPFQTLLRPGMETPVLAARKAHCTPELDNVSDINDLKTRMILSHPLRASAGPGRRVTALVRMVVNRDGGVSWLSVLRPSGDAYVDANVEEIAARMQFLPATLDGTAFDSFVTYPLTFTVP; this is encoded by the coding sequence ATGCATCCGCTCCGCACGGCCGCACTGCTGGCGACCCTCCTTTCCGCATCCACCGCGTTCGCCCAGACCGCACCCGCCGCGGCGGATTCGCAGCGCTGCGGGACGGTTTCCGACACGGCGCGCGTGCTCACTCCGCAGCAGGTGCGCGACCGGCGCCGGCTGGGAATGCAGCTGGACACGCTCATCCGCCGGAGCGGGCAGACGGACCCGGTGCTGGTGATGGTGGACCAAGACAGCGCGCGGCGCGACATCCACGTTCTGGACGCCGTGGTGGACTCCGCGACGGTGCGCGCGGTGCAGACGCGGGTGGAGCGGTACCTGGCCACGGTGCCGCGGAACCGCCCTTTCCAGACGCTGCTGCGGCCGGGGATGGAAACGCCCGTGCTGGCCGCGCGAAAGGCGCACTGCACCCCCGAACTGGACAACGTCTCCGACATCAACGACCTCAAGACGCGGATGATTCTTTCCCACCCGCTGCGCGCCTCGGCGGGGCCGGGACGGCGGGTGACGGCACTGGTGCGGATGGTGGTGAACCGTGACGGCGGCGTGTCGTGGCTGTCCGTCCTCCGCCCGTCCGGCGACGCCTACGTGGACGCGAACGTGGAAGAGATCGCCGCGCGCATGCAGTTCCTTCCCGCCACGCTGGACGGAACCGCGTTCGACTCGTTCGTCACCTACCCGCTCACCTTCACCGTCCCCTGA
- a CDS encoding ABC transporter ATP-binding protein, whose protein sequence is MIRLTEVGKDFGGPLARLRRERVRALDGVSIHVPAGSAVGLVGPNGAGKSTVIKLLLGYLHPSRGGVEIGGMLPRDYVERHGVSYVPDRVTIPPWWTVRGALRTFAALAELDDWEPRVEREIARLELGPVADRRIRALSKGNLQRVALAQALLADRKVMILDEPTDGLDPEWVARVREILAEWRAADPERVLLFASHDLDEVERVADQVVVLQAGRVHEVLDMAGDGPVPSWTLEVEGTESARLVAQAFPGALPLPGQAHAFRVEAGSARDLGRRMQTLLERGGVVRALTPGRGSLRERYRSSGTQRRGPA, encoded by the coding sequence ATGATTCGTCTTACCGAGGTGGGCAAGGACTTCGGCGGGCCCCTGGCCCGTCTGCGGCGGGAACGGGTACGCGCGCTGGACGGCGTGTCCATCCACGTTCCCGCCGGAAGCGCCGTGGGCCTGGTGGGCCCCAACGGCGCCGGCAAGAGCACCGTCATCAAGCTGCTGCTGGGATACCTGCATCCGTCGCGCGGGGGCGTGGAGATCGGCGGCATGCTCCCCCGCGACTACGTGGAGCGCCACGGCGTCTCCTACGTCCCCGACCGCGTCACCATTCCGCCCTGGTGGACGGTGCGCGGCGCCCTGCGCACCTTTGCCGCCCTGGCCGAGCTGGACGACTGGGAGCCCAGGGTGGAGCGCGAGATCGCGCGGCTGGAGCTGGGCCCCGTGGCGGACCGCCGCATCCGCGCGCTTTCCAAGGGCAACCTGCAGCGGGTGGCGCTGGCGCAGGCGCTGCTGGCGGACCGCAAGGTGATGATTCTGGATGAACCGACGGACGGGCTGGACCCGGAGTGGGTGGCGCGCGTCCGCGAGATCCTGGCGGAATGGCGCGCGGCGGACCCCGAGCGCGTCCTCCTATTCGCTTCCCACGACCTGGACGAGGTGGAGCGCGTGGCCGACCAGGTGGTCGTGCTTCAGGCCGGCCGCGTACACGAGGTGCTCGACATGGCGGGAGATGGACCGGTGCCCTCGTGGACGCTGGAGGTGGAGGGGACGGAAAGCGCGCGGCTGGTGGCGCAGGCCTTTCCCGGCGCGCTTCCCCTTCCCGGCCAAGCCCATGCATTCCGCGTGGAGGCGGGGAGCGCGCGCGACCTGGGCCGGCGCATGCAGACGCTGCTGGAGCGCGGCGGCGTGGTGCGCGCGCTGACGCCCGGGCGCGGATCGCTGCGCGAGCGCTACCGCAGTTCGGGCACGCAGCGCCGGGGGCCGGCATGA